A genomic segment from Fusarium fujikuroi IMI 58289 draft genome, chromosome FFUJ_chr04 encodes:
- a CDS encoding related to 3-oxoacyl-[acyl-carrier-protein] reductase (reviewed:yes 1), translating into MSSEKYLAGKTAIVTGSSKLNGIGAATALALAKHGANIVVHYATSAEPAEKVVAQIKELGVQAIAAKADASSESFGTDLIRAALEGLNTKTIDIVVNNAGIAFGHPEIAAIETESWDKMFHANVRGPFLLIQAAIPHMPTGGRIINIGSIAGKLGITPLTVYGSSKAALHFMSTAMAGELAGKGITINVVSPGPVATDMSMEGNPIGDILKSRQSIAREGEPKEIADVISFIASPASSFITGQVIPVDGGINMP; encoded by the exons ATGAGCTCTGAAAAGTACCTCGCCGGCAAGACTGCCATCGTCACTGGTTCCTCTAAGCTCAACGGCATCGGTGCTGCTACTGCTTTAGCCCTCGCCAAGCATGGAGCCAAT ATCGTTGTCCACTATGCAACCAGCGCTGAGCCCGCCGAGAAAGTCGTCGCTCAGATCAAGGAACTCGGTGTCCAAGCCATCGCCGCCAAAGCTGATGCATCATCCGAGTCTTTCGGTACAGATCTCATTCGCGCAGCTCTAGAaggcctcaacaccaagaccatcgATATTGTCGTCAATAATGCAGGCATCGCATTTGGACACCCCGAGATTGCAGCCATCGAGACTGAGTCTTGGGATAAGATGTTCCACGCCAACGTTCGGGGAccattcctcctcatccaagCAGCAATTCCTCACATGCCTACCGGAGGtcgtatcatcaacatcggtAGCATCGCTGGAAAGCTGGGTATTACCCCGCTAACGGTGTATGGATCGTCTAAGGCTGCTTTGCATTTCATGTCAACTGCTATGGCGGGTGAGCTTGCTGGCAAGGGAATCACCATCAATGTGGTTTCGCCGGGACCTGTTGCGACTGATATGAGCATGGAGGGTAATCCCATTGGTGATATACTGAAATCTCGCCAGTCTATTGCAAGGGAGGGTGAGCCCAAGGAGATTGCTGATGTGATCTCCTTTATCGCTAGCCCTGCGTCAAGCTTTATCACCGGGCAGGTTATTCCCGTTGATGGAGGTATCAACATGCCTTAG
- a CDS encoding related to endo-1,3-beta-glucanase yields MAWKDHLKRLKNEFENLVGEPQAQNQQQHPPPPGPPPPQQPIGGQQQGHVYWQPQFRPDVPVTQEWDAKIGNGPDGWGNQELQYYTADQQNAFHTPDGKLVLRAVANNSSEDHEKRYTSARLVSRQTLSRDQGVLTAWITSPCATGIWPAFWLLPQEPFSWPTDGEVDIAETWNGDLENHSCLHWGHHHEPHKHRVLGTKIPDMQHRPVRYDFAWLQSGGQPGQGRMIWYIDGRPVMKGDIPEGTRPMREMTILLNVAMGGNVCGGKTPADGYYDMVVHCLYMGSEPEYGGWHRFENDWAASPMGNTY; encoded by the exons ATGGCGTGGAAAGACCATCTCAAGCGTCTCAAGAATGAGTTCGAGAATCTAGTCGGTGAGCCGCAAGCTCagaatcaacaacaacatcccCCACCGCCTGgacctcctccacctcagcAGCCCATCGGGGGCCAGCAGCAGGGCCACGTCTACTGGCAACCTCAGTTCCGGCCTGATGTCCCCGTCACGCAAGAGTGGGATGCAAAGATCGGAAACGGCCCGGATGGCTGGGGTAATCAGGAATTACAGTACTACACCGCCGATCAACAAAATGCCTTCCA CACTCCTGATGGAAAATTGGTACTAAGAGCTGTTGCGAATAATTCTTCTGAGGACCATGAGAAGCGGTATACTTCTGCTCGCTTGGTGAGTCGGCAGACCCTCTCGCGCGATCAGGGCGTCCTCACCGCCTGGATCACTTCACCCTGCGCGACGGGTATCTGGCCTGCATTCTGGCTTCTTCCCCAGGAGCCTTTTTCGTGGCCTACAGATGGTGAGGTGGACATTGCGGAGACGTGGAATGGAGATCTTGAGAATCACTCTTGTCTGCACTGGGGTCATCACCATGAACCTCACAAACATCGTGTTCTCGGCACTAAGATCCCCGACATGCAGCATCGCCCCGTCAGGTATGACTTTGCATGGCTCCAGTCAGGTGGACAGCCTGGTCAGGGTAGAATGATCTGGTATATTGACGGTAGACCTGTTATGAAGGGAGATATCCCCGAGGGTACGAGGCCAATGAGGGAGATGACTATTCTTCTCAACGTTGCTATGGGAGGTAATGTCTGCGGCGGTAAGACCCCTGCAGATGGATACTACGATATGGTCGTGCATTGTCTGTATATGGGAAGCGAGCCGGAATATGGTGGCTGGCATCGATTCGAGAATGATTGGGCTGCCTCGCCGATGGGAAATACCTACTGA